Proteins found in one Amycolatopsis aidingensis genomic segment:
- a CDS encoding sigma-70 family RNA polymerase sigma factor, translated as MARLFARRAASRDEALVRSLYEEHGKALLAYAVRLTGDRAAAEDVLQETLMRAWRNAESLASTEGSIRGWLFTVARNLVIDRARARAARPTEVAESPATTPVHGDHAQTVVDSMSVLGAIEKLSDDHRTVLLEIYFHDRSVAEAARILGIPQGTVKSRSHHALRALRAALADRRAAWEGVPA; from the coding sequence ATGGCGAGGCTGTTTGCCCGCAGGGCGGCGTCGAGGGACGAGGCGCTGGTCCGCTCGCTCTACGAGGAACACGGCAAGGCGCTGCTGGCGTACGCGGTCCGGCTGACCGGTGACCGCGCGGCCGCGGAGGACGTGTTGCAGGAGACGCTCATGCGGGCCTGGCGCAATGCGGAGTCACTCGCCTCGACCGAGGGCTCGATCCGCGGTTGGCTGTTCACCGTGGCCAGGAACCTGGTGATCGACAGGGCACGGGCGCGGGCGGCGCGGCCAACCGAGGTCGCCGAGTCCCCCGCGACGACCCCGGTGCACGGGGATCACGCGCAGACGGTGGTGGACTCGATGAGCGTGCTCGGCGCCATCGAGAAACTCTCCGACGACCATCGGACCGTGTTGCTCGAGATCTACTTCCACGACCGCAGCGTGGCCGAGGCCGCGCGGATCCTCGGCATTCCGCAGGGAACGGTCAAGTCCCGCTCGCATCATGCGTTGCGGGCGCTGCGGGCGGCGCTTGCCGATCGGCGGGCGGCGTGGGAAGGAGTACCGGCATGA
- a CDS encoding S1C family serine protease, whose protein sequence is MSRLSFAAVSLCCAAVTLVGCTGEPGENAAGDPGTQQNTAPAQGEGIGASYANVVEQVAPSVVTVRTERGVGSGVVFREDVVLTNRHVVAGRSSVRIGFADGTESAGEVLATDRITDLAVIRTERAGLPVAKFRTELPRPGDRVLALGSPLGLQNTVTAGIVSGLHREVPGASSRTHALVDLIQTDAPISPGNSGGALVDVQGRVIGINEAYLPPESGAVSIGFAIPSATAQEVAKQLLADGTAEHPYLGVSLAQLTPSIREQLGVQVEQGALVQRVEEGGPAAKAGLRTGDVIVQFGDTKVAAVEDVLGALRGTEPGQQVTLTVARGSERQQIEVTVGTRSG, encoded by the coding sequence GTGAGCAGACTGAGCTTTGCCGCTGTCTCGCTGTGCTGCGCGGCCGTGACCCTGGTCGGCTGCACCGGTGAGCCCGGCGAGAACGCGGCGGGAGACCCGGGGACCCAGCAGAACACCGCACCCGCGCAGGGTGAAGGGATCGGTGCGAGCTATGCCAATGTCGTGGAGCAGGTGGCGCCGTCGGTGGTGACGGTGCGCACCGAGCGGGGCGTCGGCAGTGGCGTGGTGTTCCGCGAGGATGTGGTGCTGACCAACCGGCATGTGGTGGCGGGCCGTTCCAGCGTGCGCATCGGGTTCGCGGACGGTACCGAGTCCGCGGGCGAGGTGCTGGCCACGGACCGGATCACCGACCTCGCCGTGATCCGTACCGAGCGGGCCGGGCTGCCGGTCGCCAAGTTCCGGACCGAACTGCCCCGGCCCGGCGACCGGGTACTCGCCCTTGGCAGCCCGCTCGGCCTGCAGAACACCGTGACCGCGGGCATCGTGTCCGGGCTGCACCGGGAGGTTCCCGGTGCGTCGAGCCGTACGCACGCGCTGGTGGACCTGATCCAGACCGACGCCCCGATCTCCCCTGGCAACTCCGGCGGCGCGCTCGTGGACGTCCAGGGCAGGGTGATCGGCATCAACGAGGCGTACCTGCCGCCGGAGAGCGGTGCGGTGTCCATCGGATTCGCCATCCCCTCGGCCACCGCCCAGGAGGTGGCCAAGCAGTTGCTGGCCGACGGCACGGCCGAGCATCCCTACCTCGGCGTGTCGCTGGCGCAGCTCACGCCCTCGATCCGGGAACAGCTCGGCGTACAGGTCGAGCAGGGCGCGCTGGTGCAGCGGGTCGAGGAGGGTGGTCCGGCCGCCAAGGCGGGACTGCGCACCGGCGACGTGATCGTCCAGTTCGGCGACACCAAGGTGGCCGCCGTGGAAGACGTGCTCGGCGCCCTGCGCGGTACGGAACCGGGCCAGCAGGTGACCCTCACCGTGGCCAGGGGCTCCGAGCGCCAGCAGATCGAGGTAACCGTCGGCACCCGGTCCGGCTGA
- a CDS encoding zf-HC2 domain-containing protein gives MTGQGHQAPLLGAYALGTLDEAEARAVQQHLASCPTCRAELEGLMEVREMMGELPAEALLHGPPESSELVLGRTLRQVRREAVAGRTRGRLLTGVAAAIVVGLVLAVGFLVGQNSTGTTNVAQPPSVTGTALPEGTQVVSGTDPETGARMTARVTPAAGWVRVNASVSGIPAGEKCLLLVVDKEGKRRIAGSWVVSAKGAAEGTTLDGSAIVRPSEVTAIEVTNVSGARFVSAPT, from the coding sequence ATGACCGGCCAGGGACACCAGGCACCGCTACTCGGGGCGTACGCGCTCGGCACGCTCGACGAGGCCGAGGCGCGGGCCGTCCAGCAGCACCTCGCGAGCTGCCCGACCTGCCGCGCCGAGCTCGAAGGGCTCATGGAGGTACGAGAGATGATGGGCGAGCTCCCGGCGGAGGCTCTGTTGCACGGCCCGCCGGAGAGCAGTGAACTGGTGCTGGGCCGCACCCTGCGGCAGGTCCGCAGGGAGGCGGTGGCGGGCCGGACCCGCGGCAGGCTGCTCACCGGCGTCGCCGCGGCGATCGTGGTGGGCCTCGTGCTGGCGGTGGGTTTCCTGGTCGGGCAGAACTCGACGGGCACGACGAATGTGGCCCAGCCGCCATCGGTGACCGGTACCGCGCTGCCGGAAGGTACCCAGGTGGTCTCCGGGACCGATCCGGAGACCGGCGCCCGGATGACCGCCAGGGTGACGCCAGCGGCAGGCTGGGTGCGGGTGAACGCCTCGGTCAGCGGCATCCCGGCCGGCGAGAAGTGCCTGCTGCTGGTGGTGGACAAGGAGGGCAAGCGCCGGATCGCGGGCAGCTGGGTGGTGTCCGCTAAGGGCGCCGCGGAGGGCACCACCCTGGACGGCTCGGCGATCGTGCGGCCCTCCGAGGTCACCGCGATCGAGGTGACGAACGTGTCCGGTGCCCGGTTCGTGTCCGCGCCGACCTGA
- a CDS encoding NAD(P)-dependent oxidoreductase produces MRLTVFGASGGTGTQLVRQALAAGHEVTAVVRDPARLPVRHAALTVLTAEVTDPDALRPALEGAEAVFSALAASRRRGDIASTAVRSILRALPEAGTRRLVVVSAVPVGPTPAAEPLLGKVLLVPLVRRVFRDAYADLGRMEEELRRSEAEWTIVRPPRLLDRPHTGRYRQRIGGNVPGGHTLSRADLAHAMLALAAEPAAVRAEVGVSY; encoded by the coding sequence ATGAGACTCACGGTGTTCGGGGCATCCGGTGGCACTGGAACGCAACTGGTCCGGCAGGCGCTGGCGGCAGGGCACGAGGTGACGGCGGTGGTACGGGATCCCGCCCGGCTGCCGGTCCGGCACGCGGCCCTCACGGTGCTGACCGCGGAGGTGACCGATCCGGATGCGCTACGGCCCGCGCTGGAGGGCGCGGAGGCGGTGTTCTCCGCGCTGGCGGCGAGCAGGCGGCGGGGCGATATCGCCAGCACGGCGGTGCGGTCGATCCTGCGCGCGCTACCGGAGGCAGGCACCCGCAGGCTGGTGGTGGTGAGCGCGGTGCCGGTCGGCCCGACTCCCGCTGCGGAGCCCCTGCTCGGCAAGGTGCTGCTCGTCCCGTTGGTACGCAGGGTATTCCGGGATGCCTACGCCGACCTTGGCCGGATGGAGGAGGAGCTACGCCGCAGCGAGGCGGAGTGGACGATCGTGCGCCCGCCCCGGCTGCTGGACCGCCCGCACACCGGGCGCTACCGGCAGCGGATCGGCGGGAACGTGCCGGGCGGGCACACCCTTTCCCGCGCTGACCTGGCACACGCCATGCTCGCGCTGGCGGCCGAACCGGCGGCGGTACGGGCGGAGGTCGGCGTGTCCTACTGA
- a CDS encoding S1 family peptidase, whose protein sequence is MRKTGPVAVAMVSAVLGAALFSPSAAAAPETPSYDPAMLRALADHLDVSTEQAADTLNRERALTAALAEVRQRGVATDGAFFDSAGSLVVNVADTASARAVGAEGLKARTGVRGAQRLNAISDSLESVIGADLDQVRSWGPDLVSDTVTVTVQPGASAGLIERLDAVPGVSVHTGPQNTPTADVIPGQIMDLVPGTNCTLGFPGTTSDGNNVMLTAGHCVSGNPDIYDAAGNHLGQGVASEFPSTDMGLMDIDSEDTGRGYVDTRTGRTVAVTGSSKAPIGTHLCKAGNTTGWTCGEITHYNQSVRYSGESVTTRGLARSTVCTEGGDSGGAYIAGNTAQGMTSGGPIGSECGFNEGDNATGYYSYYQPVVDAANHYGVALTRS, encoded by the coding sequence ATGAGGAAAACCGGTCCTGTCGCTGTCGCGATGGTGAGTGCCGTACTCGGCGCGGCGCTGTTCAGCCCCTCGGCGGCCGCCGCCCCGGAAACCCCTTCGTACGACCCGGCGATGCTGCGTGCCCTAGCTGACCACCTGGATGTCAGCACCGAGCAGGCCGCCGACACCCTGAACCGTGAGCGCGCGCTGACCGCCGCGCTGGCCGAGGTCCGGCAACGCGGGGTCGCGACCGACGGAGCGTTCTTCGACTCCGCGGGCTCACTCGTGGTGAACGTCGCGGACACCGCCTCGGCCCGCGCTGTCGGCGCCGAAGGGCTGAAGGCGCGCACCGGTGTGCGGGGTGCCCAGCGGCTGAACGCGATCAGTGACTCGCTGGAGTCGGTGATCGGCGCCGACCTCGACCAGGTCCGCTCCTGGGGACCCGACCTGGTGTCCGACACGGTGACCGTCACGGTCCAGCCGGGGGCCAGCGCGGGCCTGATCGAGCGGCTGGACGCCGTGCCGGGGGTGAGCGTCCACACCGGGCCGCAGAACACGCCCACCGCCGACGTGATCCCCGGCCAGATCATGGATCTCGTTCCCGGCACGAACTGCACGCTCGGTTTTCCCGGCACCACTTCGGACGGTAACAACGTGATGCTCACCGCGGGACACTGCGTCTCCGGCAACCCGGACATCTACGACGCCGCGGGTAACCACCTCGGCCAGGGTGTCGCGAGCGAGTTCCCCAGCACCGACATGGGCCTGATGGACATCGACTCCGAGGACACCGGCCGCGGCTACGTGGACACCAGGACCGGCCGGACCGTCGCCGTCACCGGAAGCTCGAAGGCGCCGATCGGCACGCACCTGTGCAAGGCAGGCAACACCACCGGCTGGACCTGCGGCGAGATCACGCACTACAACCAGAGTGTCCGCTACAGCGGCGAGAGCGTCACGACCCGCGGCCTTGCCAGGTCCACCGTCTGCACCGAGGGCGGGGACAGCGGCGGCGCCTACATCGCGGGCAACACCGCCCAGGGCATGACCTCCGGCGGCCCGATCGGCTCGGAATGCGGGTTCAACGAGGGTGACAACGCCACCGGCTACTACTCCTACTACCAGCCGGTGGTCGACGCCGCCAACCACTACGGCGTGGCCCTGACCCGTTCCTGA
- a CDS encoding RNA polymerase sigma factor, translating to MTSKIEQAVAATFRQEWGQVVATLIRTTGDWDLAEECAQEAFAQALRRWPEEGVPRSPGAWITTVARNRATDRLRREAVGEAKLREAALLADPQPSEAEEEAHSGVPDDRLRLMFTCCHPALAFEARVALTLRTLAGLTTAEIARAFLVSEATMSKRLTRAKRKIQHAGIPYRVPPAHLLADRTAAVLGVLYLLFNEGYTATAGTDLVRQNLCAEAIRLARLLAELMPAEPEASGLLALMLLHDARRATRVGAGGELIPLEEQRRDQWDTEKIDEGVALLDLALQRGRAGPYQIQAAIAACHATAKTAADTDWPQIAGLYDRLAREAPSPVVELNRAVAVGMYHPEAGLELVERLANAGELAGYHLLPATRADLLRRLGRAAEAADAYREAIELAGTEAERRYLAGRLAETTS from the coding sequence GTGACAAGCAAGATCGAGCAGGCCGTCGCGGCGACGTTCCGCCAGGAATGGGGGCAGGTCGTGGCGACGCTGATCCGGACGACCGGCGACTGGGACCTCGCCGAGGAATGCGCGCAGGAGGCCTTCGCGCAGGCGCTGCGGCGCTGGCCGGAGGAAGGCGTGCCGCGCAGTCCGGGTGCGTGGATCACCACCGTGGCCCGGAACAGGGCGACCGACCGGCTGCGCCGCGAGGCGGTGGGCGAGGCCAAGCTGCGGGAGGCGGCGCTGCTGGCCGATCCCCAGCCGTCGGAGGCTGAGGAGGAGGCGCACAGCGGTGTGCCGGACGATCGGCTGCGCCTGATGTTCACCTGCTGCCATCCGGCACTCGCGTTCGAAGCCAGGGTCGCACTCACCCTGCGCACCCTGGCCGGGCTGACCACGGCCGAGATCGCACGTGCCTTCCTGGTCAGCGAGGCGACCATGTCCAAACGCCTGACCAGGGCCAAGCGCAAGATCCAGCATGCGGGCATCCCCTACCGGGTGCCGCCGGCCCACCTGCTGGCCGACCGGACGGCGGCCGTGCTCGGCGTGCTGTACCTGCTGTTCAACGAGGGGTACACGGCCACGGCCGGGACCGACCTGGTCCGGCAGAACCTCTGCGCCGAGGCGATCCGGCTGGCCCGCCTGCTCGCCGAGCTGATGCCGGCGGAGCCGGAGGCGAGCGGCCTGCTCGCCCTGATGCTGCTGCACGATGCCCGCCGGGCCACCAGGGTCGGTGCCGGAGGTGAGCTGATCCCGCTGGAGGAACAGCGGCGTGATCAGTGGGACACCGAGAAGATCGACGAGGGGGTGGCCCTGCTGGACCTCGCCTTGCAGCGGGGGCGCGCCGGGCCGTACCAGATCCAGGCCGCGATCGCGGCCTGCCATGCCACCGCGAAAACCGCCGCGGACACCGACTGGCCGCAGATCGCCGGGCTCTACGACCGGCTCGCCAGGGAGGCGCCCTCCCCCGTGGTCGAGCTGAACCGGGCCGTCGCCGTCGGGATGTACCACCCGGAAGCCGGGCTGGAGCTGGTGGAACGCCTGGCGAACGCGGGGGAACTGGCCGGGTACCACCTGCTCCCGGCCACCCGGGCCGATCTGCTCCGCAGGCTCGGCAGGGCGGCGGAGGCCGCGGACGCCTACCGGGAGGCCATCGAACTCGCCGGTACCGAGGCCGAACGCCGTTACCTCGCCGGCAGGCTGGCCGAGACCACGAGCTGA
- a CDS encoding HNH endonuclease signature motif containing protein, whose protein sequence is MTRTFGIDTSRMSEEELLTALGDLEQQRRALYARELAVLAELDGRDTASQQGYRDLPTLTREILRLNAYDARQRVAHARAVVRRYGPGGIPLEPDLPEVGAAAAEGVIGPEHIETIRATIARFPQPVSLPDREHAEALLTKAAREYEPHTVTALGKEILARLDQDGNPPSEEELARPERSLDWRETRGGRLRGTFELDAETAAVLTGLIEPRAKPASTTDEPDRRSKFQRQGDAFADVLRVAAGCPEEGPTEAGEPFTVMVTITLDDLKHGTGYGLLHGQESYSAAQIRRMACDSYVVPAVLGGRGEILDIGQRTRTVPLAIRRALILRDRGCTFPGCRRKPKPCHAHHVTPWALGGPTALHNLTLLCWYHHNLIHHTDWSMRIRNGLPELIPPTFLDPERRPRRNLLHRQGLGLEGWRSVMLRAGPRAADTEVIGISTL, encoded by the coding sequence GTGACCAGGACCTTCGGCATCGACACCTCCCGCATGAGCGAGGAGGAACTCCTGACCGCGCTGGGCGACCTCGAACAGCAGCGGCGAGCTCTGTACGCCCGGGAGCTGGCGGTCCTGGCCGAACTCGACGGCCGCGACACAGCCAGCCAGCAGGGCTACCGCGACCTGCCGACGTTGACCCGGGAGATCCTGCGGCTCAACGCCTACGACGCCCGCCAGCGCGTGGCCCATGCGCGGGCGGTGGTGCGGCGCTACGGCCCGGGTGGGATACCCTTGGAGCCCGACCTGCCCGAGGTCGGTGCCGCCGCGGCCGAGGGCGTGATCGGGCCGGAGCACATCGAGACCATCCGCGCCACCATCGCCCGCTTCCCGCAGCCGGTCAGCCTGCCGGATCGGGAGCATGCCGAGGCGCTGCTGACCAAGGCGGCGCGGGAGTACGAACCCCACACCGTCACCGCCCTGGGTAAAGAGATTCTGGCGCGGCTGGACCAGGACGGGAACCCACCGAGCGAGGAGGAACTGGCCCGGCCGGAACGCTCCCTGGACTGGCGCGAAACCCGCGGCGGACGACTCCGCGGCACCTTCGAGCTGGACGCCGAAACCGCCGCGGTACTGACCGGGCTGATCGAACCCCGCGCCAAACCCGCCAGCACCACAGACGAACCGGACCGGCGCAGCAAGTTCCAGCGGCAAGGGGACGCGTTCGCCGACGTGCTGCGCGTGGCAGCCGGATGCCCCGAAGAAGGACCCACCGAAGCGGGCGAACCCTTCACCGTCATGGTGACCATCACCCTCGACGACCTCAAACACGGCACCGGATACGGGCTACTACACGGACAGGAGTCCTACTCCGCCGCCCAAATCCGGCGGATGGCCTGCGACTCCTACGTCGTGCCCGCCGTCCTGGGCGGGCGAGGCGAGATCCTCGACATCGGACAACGCACCCGCACCGTACCCCTGGCCATCCGCAGAGCCTTGATCCTGCGCGACCGCGGATGCACCTTCCCCGGCTGCCGCAGAAAACCCAAACCATGCCACGCCCACCACGTCACCCCATGGGCCCTCGGAGGACCCACCGCCCTACACAACCTCACCCTGCTGTGCTGGTACCACCACAACCTCATCCACCACACCGACTGGTCAATGCGCATACGCAACGGACTACCCGAACTCATCCCACCCACGTTCCTGGACCCCGAGCGAAGACCCAGACGCAACCTCCTCCACCGCCAGGGGCTGGGACTTGAGGGCTGGCGCAGTGTCATGTTGCGCGCGGGCCCGCGAGCGGCGGACACTGAGGTCATCGGGATATCCACGCTGTGA